A region of Veillonellaceae bacterium DNA encodes the following proteins:
- a CDS encoding MmcQ/YjbR family DNA-binding protein, producing the protein MDFSSVFRTHDFLEDAAISYGFRKKGDVFTLERVLPETDGLAAVVTVHGKEMAVSVVELPDRVLYALFEVESAEGAFVDRVRQEAENLVHDVVENCFFDSDVRSRLLSYVKERYGTEQENLWVIYKDYCTLREHGTKKWYGLFMRIPWTSLHVERKGMTEVLNVKADPEEIQHLIDHDRYFPAYHMDKVHWISILLDKETDMDTAKRMLDESYALVEKSGRKGRRKVKK; encoded by the coding sequence ATGGACTTCAGCAGTGTGTTCAGGACGCATGATTTCCTGGAGGATGCGGCAATTTCTTATGGATTCAGGAAGAAGGGCGACGTTTTCACGCTGGAGCGTGTTCTTCCGGAGACGGATGGGCTGGCGGCGGTGGTCACTGTCCATGGCAAGGAAATGGCGGTGTCGGTGGTGGAGCTGCCGGATCGTGTGCTGTATGCGCTTTTCGAGGTGGAGTCGGCGGAAGGGGCTTTCGTCGACCGCGTGCGCCAGGAGGCGGAAAATCTCGTCCATGATGTGGTGGAGAATTGTTTCTTCGATTCGGATGTGCGGAGCCGGCTTCTTTCGTACGTGAAGGAAAGGTACGGGACGGAGCAGGAGAATCTCTGGGTGATTTACAAGGATTACTGCACGCTCCGCGAGCACGGGACGAAGAAGTGGTACGGGCTTTTCATGCGTATCCCGTGGACGTCGCTCCATGTGGAGAGGAAGGGCATGACGGAGGTCCTGAATGTGAAGGCGGACCCGGAGGAAATCCAGCACCTGATCGATCATGACCGGTATTTCCCGGCGTATCATATGGACAAGGTGCACTGGATCAGCATTCTTCTGGACAAGGAAACGGATATGGATACGGCGAAGCGGATGCTGGATGAGAGTTATGCTCTCGTGGAGAAGTCTGGCAGGAAGGGCCGCAGGAAAGTGAAGAAATAA